In Fragaria vesca subsp. vesca linkage group LG5, FraVesHawaii_1.0, whole genome shotgun sequence, the genomic stretch CTGCTTCTTTGGCTTCCAAAAGAACACACCTGAGAAATAACAACAGTTCATAATTTAGGTCTCTAAGAAATGCCAACTACCCAAGCAGTATCTCACCCACAAACAACTTCACATCAGAATTCAAAGTAATGAACTTTATCTCAGAATTCCTTCTACAAATTCAAAAATAGTTTCAGTGATCATCTCAGGAACTTAGACCTATCAAAGTAACAAACTTTGATCAATAATTCAAATGCACGGATCCCAAGACTTGTTCTTTTCAACTTTTTTTGTTTTTCTACTTAATTTCAGAGCAACACAGAAGAGTTGAATTATGATGAAGAATGTGGTATTACCTCTGAGGAATGGAATTGGCTTGGAGTTTGTTCCAGATGACCTTAATCCGGTCAGGGTTTTCCGGGTGAGGATCACCGTCCGGTGTGGAGTGCTTACACATCCTCTCGTCGTATAACAACCCTACCCGCCGTTGACTTTTGTTCGCCGAGTCACCAACCTCCATCTTGGCTCTGATCTCTCAGTNNNNNNNNNNNNNNNNNNNNTTTTTTACTCTTTTTATTTGTACTTTGGTTGCTTTTTTACTTTTTTCCCTTGCTCTTTCTCTTTCTCTTTCTCTTTTACTTTTGATAAAAGAATTAAGTTTGAAATGAGTTCTTAACTTATAAACTTCTTCAGGTTTCTTCTACCAATGTCCAATACAACAAATGATCGGATTTTGATCTAATCATATGTCGGAAAAAAAGACACACTTCATAGTTAAATGTACTATCATCGGAAACGACCCAACCTTGACCAAAATGTTGAGTCTTTTTCATTTTTTTTTCTCTAAAGATCGTTAAACTAATTCACTATCAAATAATTCAAATATTAAAGGCAAGTACAAAGAAAAGATGCAGAGGAGGCTAGAAATAGTAGATGGAGGCAAGTATTTTGAGCCAACAAAAGAAATCCATAGACAACATGAGTGACAACAACTAATATCATTTCAGTGACCTGTAAACTGTACTATTTGTCAACTATAGCAGACTACTAAACATCTGACTCTAACTCTTGAAATGGTGAACAGAACAGGTGCGTTCTCCGCGGAAAATTGTGTGTACTATTGATGTGGTGGTAGTAGTGTCCCTGTAATTCCTTTCTAGCTAACTATATTCTTCTGTGGTTATCCATCTCTTGTGCAGAAGGATTCTAACTCTGGCTATGTCCATGATTGATAGTTGAAGACGCGCCTACCATTTCATCCTCTTCTTTTTCCAACTTCACTTGCTGCAGTGCAGGTGTGGTCGTCATTGCTGATAAAATGTTGCAACGATAGACCATATGAGGAAGTTCCTATTTTAAGAAAGAGACTATAACAGTTCACAACGTATACAGTACCTGATGATGCAGACGTATCCGAGTCCTTCAGCTCTTCTGATTTAACTCCTAAAATTTGTTTAATAGCAGTATCTAAAGCCCTGACTTTGTCTTGGTAATCAGAATACTCCGCCTTGGTAATACGCAAAAGTTGCTGCACCGGAGTCATTGTAGGCTGCTGCATTATAGGCTGCAGAGACATCCTGCTAGGGCTAGGAGTGGATGTATCTTTCAAAGCCATTATAGGCTGCTGAGACATTTTGCTGTTGGTGGATGAATCTTTCAGAGCAACTACATCAACACTTCCCACCATCTTTCCCCCAACCATGTCAACTTCCATATCTTTCGAAGTCATTATAGGCTGCTGATCTTTCGGAACAACCACATCAATACTTCCCACCATCTTTCCACCAACCATGTCAACTTCCATATCCGCAGTAGTTGCGCTATCATCCATGTCAGCTTGACCATCACCTTTAGGACGAAAGATCCCCCACAAGAAATTTTGGGTCTTTGGACATGTAACAGTGTCTGCAAAACACAGGCCATTATATTTAGCCAGTGAGATAACAAGCACAAAGAAAGCACACTACCAAAGACAAAAAATTTGCAAGAACTTATGAACAAATATGTTGACACCCTGTGAGACTTTCAGTAAAAATTTAATTAAAATTACAATTTCTCTACAAGAAAAAGCTTACCCAGCAAGTCTAAACGCAGCTGTTTAGATGTATATATAAGCAACTCCATGGCCTCTACTCCATCAAAGTAAATTCTCATGACTGAATTTGTTGCATGCATGACCTCAAAAAGCGAAGCATATGTCTCTCTTGAGCTACAGATCAGCATAAGAAAAAGTATGTTCAGAGAAGACGGTTCTGTAGAACACATTCCATATATAACCATGCAATGGAAGCCAAAACAGACCTGGTAATGTTATCATCAGGGAAAAGGTATAGTGCAACATCTTCAAGTGCAGGACATTCATTGTGGAACGGATCATCCCAAAGATGCAATCGAGGAAGCAAAGTAGCTTTAAGAACAGAAGGCATTTTTTGTGAAAAGTCAAATACTTTACGATGAACCTTACTGGGAAGTTGTGCCTGGAGCCCACCAATGAATTGAGCAGGTTTATCTGCATCATAGATCACGAAGCCTCCCCTAAAGAAAGATACGTAAGTTAAGCTTTTGAAAGCACTTAATATCACATCATGAAACAACATATACACCTTAAGGACCTCAAAATGGTATCAGGATCATTCTTCCAATCGGTATGCTTCAACACATAAAATACTACCAGCTAGCAACGGTGAGGGTGGATAACAAACGTGACAACCATATATCAGATATCACACACATTATACAGCTTGACAATGAAGTTTAACGAAACTGTAGAAGATGTCTATATATATGTGACACAGCAGCAAAGAGTCCCCGGACAAAGTAGTGTGTTTACAACTTTGAATACAAAAGTTACACCACTAGAATATTAAGTTACTTTAAAATAAAAATCATACTGTTTAAGCAACTTCTGTTTTATCAACTAATAACTTTGGTATTCAGATCAGCATATGAGCTTTCAAGATCATGAAGAGACAATATATAAAGTAATATTTTAAAATGGAGAAGTTATTTACTTCCAAGTAGCATGCAGAGCAGGAAGATAGGAGTGATACAGATGGAGACTAGAAAGTATATTGAGAAGGTCTCTTTCTTCATCATCTGAAAGCTTATGTTCAGCAGCAGATGCCTCACCACCTAAAGCAATGCAGCTCAATATTTAGTAAGGCAACTAATTACCAACCAAACTGACAACTGAGGTAAAATTTCAATGTTATGACAGGATATTATTGCTTAGAAAGAACTAAATGCCAACACATACACTCCACTTTTTGATTTCATCATTGACTCCCAATCAAACTTAAAGTGCTCTTTCATATCAAAAAAATCGTAATAAGAAACAGTTGAAGATCTGTTTTACTTCTTTAATAATACAAACTAGATCCAAGCCAGTTGAATGTAGAAATGACTGGAGATTATGTTTTACCTGAACTCGTATTTAGTGATGAATCCCTTGATGATGATGGTGCGCATGATAGTTTGTTCTGTTCCTTGACTATCTTCCTACTAGAAGATTCAGCTCCCCGAGAAAGTACTGATGCAATCTTTGGTTGTACCTCAATACTGTGCCCTTTTGTGTGTGTTCCAGGAGACCACTTTTCTGAAATGGAGATACATCAGTGCTATAACACTTCCATCTCTATCCATTCATGAGATACAAATTACTATAGCAAGATTACGATATATCACCTTGTGAATGTTCTCTAATTTGAGATGCTTGCTGATTAATCTTGGAGATGCTGAGCATCTTGGGGGGCCTGCCACGTCTAGGAGGTCCTACACTTCGTGCAATGGAGAAGGGACTGCCCTTTTCTGAGATGGAGATGTTCTGCTTCTTAGGGGGCCTGCCACGTTTAGGCCGTGTCACATCTGAAGGTGCGTTAACCCTGGATAAGGGGGACTTTGGAACAGAAGTTTTGAACACCGCTGAAGACTTTACGGGTGAGGTTGATTTTGTCCTATGTAGCTGTTGGACTTCTTCATTGGTAATGAACCTCACTTTTCCACTCGTAACAGCCTTTTGCCTGCTAGAGTGAGCTTGCCACCCTGAACTATTGTGTCTTTTGCTGGGGCTTGCTAAATGCCTACCATCATAGTGGGCTATATTAGAGGATGATGGTAATGGGTCTCCCTTAGTACTAGGTTTCGAAGAAAGCTTCCCGTCTTCCTTAGTGCATGATTCACAAACCCATTTATCCCAATTCTGATAGGAAAGATTATCCCGCATGCAATAACTGGAAAATAAGAGATCACATTACAACATGCAAAAGTCAAGATATATACTGCAGAGAATACAGTTACAGCCAGCTGAAAAAAATTATAGTGACATGCATTATCAAGATGAAAAAAGGATCTTAGGGAAAGAAAGATGAATGTATTACTCATGGGGAAATGCAATAAAATGAAATTATGAAATTGAGCCTCCATCTTCCTTGTTTTCCCTCTCCTTTCCCCATATGTCTAAAATGTATTTTTGAAAGTACTTCAGCAACAAAAGTGTTCAAGGACAAGACATCAGACCATCAAAATTGTGGTTTTAAAATACCATACACATGAGGAACGCACGAAGATGCACATAAAAATTTAGAGTGAGTCTGTTTAGCAGAAACCCTTTTTAGAATGGTTTGTTGTTGGGAAAGTTTAGTTATGATTCATTAGTAAACTTTGTGGGCTTAGGTTTCAACTGAGTGGAACACTAGTTTTCTCAATCCATGCTGATTGGAAGCTGCTGTTGCTTAAGAAATGGTTTTCTCTTAGCTGCTAACTGATGGTAGTTGCAAATTATGATTCTGATATAAAAACTACTTGTTCACATCCATAAACCTTTCACAAAATGAGCAACTAAGAAATATGTTAACCGGAAAATGCATGGAGAGAGAGAGAGAGAGAGAGAGAGAGAGAGAGAGAGATATACGATAGTACGTACGTACGACGTACGTACGTAGTCTATTAAGTAAGTAGTAAGTATAAAGTTACTACTACTAACTACTAACTACTTACGTATACTAGTATACTACACCTCACATATATACAGGTCGTACGTCTAGTAAGTAGAAGTAGANAACGAACTAAAACGAAAAGAAAAGAACGTTAAATAACGAAAGAACGTAACGACGTACGTAAAGTAGTAACGTTAACTAACGTAACTTAACGTAAACGTAACGTAACGTAACGTTAACGTAACGGTAAACGTAAACGTAACGTTAACGTAACGTAACGTAAAGGTAAACGTAAGAACGTAAGAGTAACGAGAAGTAGAGTACGAGAGAGTGTAGTANAGANNGAGAGAGAGAGAGAGTCATACAGATGTTCACGAGCTAGTCTGCATTTAGAGCAAGTTATAATCGCTTCTAAAGCAATACCTTGATCAGTATATCCACCGCATATATCACAGGGTCTGTCCTGAAAAGTTGAAGAGATACACAAAAAAAGGATAAAAAGAATAAGAAGAGACCATGGATATACAGCATATTTCCTGAAAAGAACAGTATGCATGCATTGATATTCAGCCAATTACACATGAACTTTCCACCATTTTCACAAGAGCCATCTAAATATGATAAATCTTTTTTATATTATTTCATTTCTTCATATATACCAAAATTCCACATCAGTTCAAAGTTCAAACTTGAAAGTGTGTATAACCAAGCCATCAAGCATATATCATATTTTCTCATGCTTACTAATAGCATGTAACAATCCCTTGCTTGTTTGAACTTTGAATCTTAACAATATGCTGATTAGAAACTCCACTAAATTCAATGTAAAGGTTTGTCCCAAACACCTCGATTGTAAAAAGCACAAAAAGCTTAAATTATCTTGCTCACACCATATTGAGCAGAAAATAATACAACTACACAAGGGACACCACCTTTACTTTCTTTGACCTTGGTTGATCAACTTGATCTTCAAGTCAGACTAATATTCTAAAAGTTACAAGATTTACTATTTGCACAGTGACAACTTCATATTCTGCAAACTCAGAAACTTACAATTACAAACCCTGAGGAACTTACTAATTCCTCCAAATTAACACTTCTGGACCTTCTGTTAGTGCCAGAGCCACTCACTAGTGAAAAGCATAAATCTCAAATTACAGAAGAACAATGGCTCTTTAAATTCGTTTAAATTTATATTGCAATAGGTGTTCAAGCAACATAATCATCAGATTACTATCATTATCATCTATTCACTTAAAAACAAAAAGAATTAAACAAATAAATAAAGGGCAGTGAAAACAAAATTGAAACTTTCTCGAGAGAAACAGAGGCACAGGATCACCTAGCTTCTCTCCTGTAGTAATTCTTGTTATAATAAAATCAATGTAGTAATAAATAAACAAAATGAAACTTACTCCGATGCACCATTTACATAAAAAAGATAACAAACTTACCGATTCTATATGAACAGTTGAACACACAACGTAAATCAGATCAAAACACAAAATTTACCACAAAACTATCTAACAGTAAAAGAATCAGGATTTAACAGTAAATATTGACAAAAATTGCACAAACGATCAAGAACAACCATTTTGTTGCAGAATACGCTATCGTTCTTGAAAACAGAAGAAAATAAGAACATACATTACAAAATGGATAGGGTTAAAGATTGAAACTTTAGGATTTTTACCATGTGGGTCTCAGTAATTTCGAGCTTCTTAGCTCCAAAGCTTTGATCTTTGGTGAGTTGGTCCCCTTTTGCTGAAGCTAGTGGGCGGAGTTAGTGGTCGAGTCACCACTCAGTGACTCACTCAACTGCTACCAACGACCAAAACAATGAACAAGGTCTCAGAAAAAACAGAGCTTTGATCAAACAAAGTATGAAAATGGGGACTGGTTTTGGTTAGTGGAGGAAAATGGGGGTGTGTTGGTTTTGCTCTCTAGGACATTATGGCCGATTAAGGGGCTCTCTGGTTGGAATGGAGTGCCCAATTTCAGTGAGGGGACTGTTTTGTTTGTTTCGTTTCAGGTGGTTTTTGGAGAAAATATTTGTGCGTAACATGTAGCGCTTCGAAGTATTGAAACTTTGAAATCTAGAGTCGTTAGATTACTTAAAAAGTGGGACACACCTTAAATCTAACGGTTGGTTTAATAGTCCGGAGTACTATAAAATTTTGAAGAGAAAATTATTTGACTATATATATGGTTTCTGTCAAATCAGAGAAATGGTTTTAATAATGTAGTTAACAGCTATGAACTTGATTAACTAGATGCATGTAAATGATCTTCTACCTTCAGTGGAGATCACAGCTTGGTTAATGAAGGGGTTCATGATCCTGTGGTCCATAAATATCATTGGTTAATGTGACAAATATGAGAAATTATCAAAAATGACCATATTTTAGTGCTCAAGATGATTTTTGACCATGTTTCTTAAACCGTTAAAAATGACCACATGAAATGATCATTTTTCAACGGTTTAAGAAACCATGGTCAAAAATCATCTTGAGCACTAAAATATGGTCATTTTTTATAATTTCTCGACAAATATTTGTGGGCCTAAATGACAAAAAAATTGAGAAAATAAAAATGCACTACTTCTAGGAGAAGCTATTTACCTGAAATGGAAAGACAGCAAACCTGCATCCAGAAAGTTTCTAGCAGCAACTAAGCAAAGTGCTAAGCTTGCAAAGAGAAAAAGAAAAGAATTATAATTTCCCTCACTAGTCACCAACCTATATCATAGGTCATTACAAATTTACAATCTTTTAATATGAAAAAGAATTATAATTTCCCTCACTAGTCACCAACCTATATCATAGGTCATTACAAATTTACAATCTTTTAATATGAAAAACATAGCAGTTCAAAAAGATATGCTGCCAGGCAAAATTCACTGTAGATAGCTTGACGATAATGGGATACTCACTCTCTAGCCTGGAAGTCACACTTGGACTTGAGGTCTCCACCTCCGGAGTTTCAATAGTTTTAGTCTTTTAAATATGGTTATCCTAGGCCTAACTAGATGCTTCTCTCTGTGGTTTGTATCAGTTTCACCGAGAAAGAACAAAAGAAAAGAAAGCAAATTCCCAAGTAGAAAGAAAAAGTATATCTTCCTCCATTTTATAGCTCAATGTTGCAGGCCGAAATTTATTACTCTTTGTTATTTTCAGCAAGTGCAAACTTAGATTCACGGATGTTTGATACACACAAAAAAAAGAGAGGGAAAAAATGGTGAATCCGTTGGGTTTCCTTTACCTTTTCCATTTGAAAGTCAATTGGTTGCGTATTAACTTAGATTCATGAATGAAAAAATTTACATATTTTGTGTATGGTAAGGGCAAGATAGCAAATTTCGTTACAAATTCGCAAAAAAATCGTTGAATTTGTTGGGTTTATTTTTTCTTTTCAATGAGAAAGTCAATTGATGCGTGTTAAATTAGATTCATGAATAAAAAAAATTACATCTTATCATATATATTAGGTGCAACTGTGCAATAAAACAAATTCTTGTACATAACAAATGGGAACGCCCACCACGTGTCGGCTGAAATTAACATTGATGGGGGATTTTACGGTGAGGATGGTAGTGGAGGGATTGGGGTGGTAGTGTGAAACGATGAAGGTTTGGGAGTCGCAGCATTAGCTAAGCCGTTCTTACAGGCTCACTCCGTTTCAAATATGGAGGTTGAAGCGTGTCAAGAGGGTCTATCCCTTGATATCCACTAAGAGCATGTCCACCTATGCACAAAAAATCAACTCAAGTTAGAAGTCAAATAGGCAATCTAACCCAGACCAAAAAGCCACCAATCCACCCATGAAATAGGTTATCTCATTTTCTGGCCCAACTTACTTTGTTAGGGAGAGATCCAACCCAAATGAGAGGAGAAGAGTGACCTAGGGGAGATTGATCCACCTCAGCCCAGGCCTACGCTCGCGGCTTGCATCAGCAACAAGGCCTCCACCGACCCACGCGCTTGGAAGATGCGTTTCGCACACGAACCAACTGCAACGACTGACCAACGCGCATGTGATGACGACTTGTGGGCGCGACAAAAAGTGACATTGACATTGAAAGTGACTATGTTCTTTTAGATGCTTCCCTACAGATCGATGAGGTTGACAGTTCAAAGAGTGATCGTGTTCCAGAGGATTGCAAGGCTTATATGTCTGCTTTCCAATCTATTCAGGTACGACATGCCTATAGATAAGCAAATGGTGTTACACATCGTCTAGCATACATTTTTAGGATTGGCGGATATGATTATGTATGGTCAGAGGAGACTCTTGTAAGTATTCATGATATCTCTACACTGACTTTTGTTAATGAAAAATGAATATGTGAGTTCTTCGTCTGAGGTCCATATTATGTGGCTAGATATGTTACTTTCTCAATACCACACTATGAAACAAAGGAGATGACAAACATATTCATTCTCAAGCCCCTAGCTATTTCACCCGTTGGTAAATGAAAATCAAAGTTTGAGCAGTACGTACATCAGGTTTCAACATTCTAGCTACCTACAAGGATCAGGGTGTTGTTATTTCCATGCGTGGTCTACAGTTCAACCAGCACTGGTTGGAGTCTTTTGTTCTCTGTATCAAGGAGGGCTTCATCCTCATCTTTCAGTTACTTGACTAGCAAGACACATGAGAAGATGAACATCAAATGTCCAACTAACAGCATGAGAAGGTTCTTATCCAAGAAATGGAATGTAACACTTGGAAAACTAATTCCTGATGATCCACATAAATATCTTCAGCTCTTCCGAGTTCAATCTTTTGAAACTACTACATCGGCCATTCCCACCATCTTTCCACCTACCATGTCTACTTCATCCACGGTACAACTCCCAGTGTCTTCCATGTCTGCTTGACGATCATCTTTATCACGAAATATTCCCCATAAGAAGTCTCCTAGCTTAAAATTTTCAGTCTCTGCAAGCAGCAGAATTTCGGGTGATTATGAGATCAAGCTTTGCTGTACTACTGTGCATGCAAGTAAATGCATTAGAACTACTCAATAAGGCACCAACATCACTTGGCAACCAGAACATCAAGGAAAGCAAGAGAAAAATGTGTTTGTGTTTGCTTTTTCCTCTATTAGACTATTACCCCAGAAACAACAATTTATAACTTCGGCCTGGTTTCCTTAGAACTCTATTGATTTTTCTTGCCAATTTTGACGTAAACTAACTAATAACTATGTTGATGGTAGATAAGGCAATGAATCTAATCTATAACAAAAGAGAAATTGTGTAACAATTGCAAATAAATTCTAGATAGTCATATAAACGCTGAGATCAGTTTAAGAGAAGAGGACGTCTATAAGGATAATGCTTACCTGATGAGTCCAAGTGTAGATGCTTAGATGTAAATATCAACAACTCCACGACATCCATGGCCTCCACACCACCAAAGCAAACTCTCAACACTGAGTTTTGGGTATCCATGGCTTCAAAGAGCCAATCTTGGCTCTCTCTTGATCTAAAAATCAGCCGCGCCAGAGGTAATATGCATGTTCAGATAACATGTTTATACAAATATGTTTCAGATATGGTCTGTACAATTAGAAGCCAAAACCGACCTGGCACTGTTATCATCAGGGAAAAAGTATAGTGCAACGTCTTTGGGATCACAAAGGCATTCATCTTGGAAGAGATCAAGCCAAAGCTCCAATCGGGGAAGCAAATTAGCCTGAAGAACAGGAGGCATTTTTCGTGAAACTTGATAGGTTCTATGAAGAGCCCTTAGGGGAGGATATGCCTGGAACCCATCAATGAATTGATCTGCGTCAAGAATGGTAAAGCCTCCCCTAAAGAAAGAAACACCAGTGACATGTTTTGAGAGCTCATTTCATATAGGCAATACACATCTTTTAGAACAAAGATTACAAAAGCAAATTAAGACAAGTCAAGGAACGATCAGACATGAATTTACAATATGTAACATTCTAAAGCGAATGCTACTCACTTCCAAGTAACTTGGGGACCTGGAAGATATGAATGATACTGAACACCACGGAATATATCCATCAGTAGTTCTCTTTCTTCATCATCTCTATAGTTTTGTTCAGAGTTATCAGCCAGTGCGGGATCTTTATCTCCATGGGAACCTTGATCAAGATGCATGTACATAATTAAAATGTACTTATGGTTTGTTTCATTCCTTTTCTTTTTTCTATTTTAACAAAACAATCACTCTAATTATTGTCGAATAAATTAGTTTACTGGAAATGCTATTACTCAAAGAATGGCTTGATGATGGTGGTGTGACTAATACATTGCTTGGTAAACATGACTCGCAAACCCATTGGCCCCAATCCTTAAATAGCAAGGAATGATGAACCCGCATGCAATAGCTGGAAATTGAACATCACAACATGAAACAGTCAAGATAGTGAAGAAAATACAGTCACACCAGCAGAATCAATTAAGAAGATAAAGCAGGGATGCCAAGTTCTTATTAGAAAACAGCATAAATCTATTCGTGTTCATGGCTTTGATATCAACTCTGTTTGACAAAATACTATTTTTCTTTCCCCATGCATGCAGATTTGAAGGACGCTATTGACTAAGAGATTGTTTTCCTTTAGCAATTTTGTGATGACAGTTGGCTGGTAAAACCTTACTGTCACCCCTGTGATATCGAATTACTTGTTCATGTGCAATGTACTGGTTTCAATTTTTATTACCAAGTTTTCAGTATTCTCTGCTTTATGCTCCTATTAACAATGCTCGGAAGCCATTGTACAGTTGTTGATTGAGACAAAGAAAACCAATTCATACATACATACATACATACATAGAGAGAGAGAGAGAGAGAGGAGGNNNNNNNNNNNNNNNNNNNNAAAAATTAATTTACTCCAGAAGTAAATCAATAGGTTATAATCAGTTCTTCGTGAGCAATGCCTCGATCAGTATATCCACCACATATATCACAGGGTTTGTCCTGAAAAGTTGAGGTACACATTGTAAAGAAATAAAATAAACATTAAATAAAATAATTTACTCCAGAAGAAATCAATTATACACATTGATATCTAATCTGGCTTTCCACAATGTGCACAACAGCATATAAATTCCAGTGTTTTCTTCTTCAGATATTACAACAAGTTTACATCAGCTGATTCAGCTCTAGCATGAAAACATATATGACACTATGGATTTGCATTCAATAACTATGTGTGTCACGTATTATGCTAACAGGGAATATTGTCCCATAGTCTCATACTATTAATGTGACTACATCTTCTGCACAAATCAAGCATGATTCCAATCAATCGTGATCTTCCTAATTGATTGTAGAATCATCAGTTTATGTTTGTATTCATTGCTATGCATAATTGTAGCTATTTCCTAGAATGTCAACAGTAGGATCTGTATATATGCAGAGAATGT encodes the following:
- the LOC101313607 gene encoding uncharacterized protein LOC101313607, giving the protein MPPVLQANLLPRLELWLDLFQDECLCDPKDVALYFFPDDNSARSRESQDWLFEAMDTQNSVLRVCFGGVEAMDVVELLIFTSKHLHLDSSETENFKLGDFLWGIFRDKDDRQADMEDTGSCTVDEVDMVGGKMVGMADVVVSKD